In the Leptotrichia sp. oral taxon 223 genome, GAAGAGAAAAACAAATAAATTCAAAAACTTCGCCTCATTAAAACGAACTTCCCAAGTACGAGGAGAAATCGACTTGCGTGGAATGAACGCCGATGAAGCAATCGCTGAACTTGAAACATACATGGACAGAGCAATGCTCACAGGCTACCACGAAATCTACATAATTCACGGAAAAGGAACAATGGTTCTAAGAAAAAAAATCCACGAATACTTAAGAACTTCAAAATATGTAACAGAATTTAAGGATGCCAATCAGAATGAAGGTGGAATTGGGTGTACGGTGGCTACTTTGAAGTAGGACATTTGATTTAAAGGAGAATGAAAATTTATGAAAATAAAAAATCTTCATATAAAAGAATTTAAAGGATTGAGAGATATATCTATAAATTTTGAAAAAAATGATGAACTGTTAGATTTATTAGTTTTAGCAGGTTCAAATGGAAGTGGAAAAACTAGAGTTTTGGAAAGTATTTTAAAATATTTTCAAGATTATCTTGATTATAAACAGAATAATATTGAAGTAGGAATATTTTATGAAGAAAAAGAAAAAAATTGTATAAGTAATGTTCAAAATTTTTTTTACGGATTAAAAAATTTTAGTTATCATGAAGTTAATAATCCATTATATGAAATACATATTGAAATAAAAAATAAATTAGATATTTTACCTAAAATAATTTATGTTCCAACAGAAATAAATTTTCAAAAAATGAATGTAGCTTCGACTACTTTAGTTCAAGAATATAAATTTATTAATATTGTGAATACAAATTTAATAAAAGATATTCCGTCTTACATAGCTACAAAAATGATTTCAGCAATGCTCAAAAATAAAAATGAAAAAGTTGGAGACGTACAAAAAAAAGTTTTTAATGAAATAAATGAAATATTTGAAAATTTAAGTATAGATGTAAAAGTTGAAGATATTTCACAAGATGGTAGAAATATTACACTTTTCACAAATTCTTCAGGAGATGAATTTGATATAAACGAATTATCGTCTGGTGAAAAACAGTTATTTTTACGGACTTTGGCTATAAAAATGTTAAATCCTGAAAATTCAATTATTTTGATCGATGAGCCAGAACTTTCATTGCATCCGAGATGGCAGCAAAGAATTGTCGATGTTTATAGAAAAATTGGAAAAAACAATCAGATAATTATTGCAACACATTCGCCACATATTTTAGGAAGTGTGAAAAAAGAAAATATTATGTTGCTGGATAAGGATGATGAAGGGAAAATTGTGGTTAAAACTGGGGATGAATTGTATGATTCTTATGGACAGCCGACAGAGAGAATATTAGAAGATATAATGGGGCTTAAAACAACTAGAAATCAGGAAATATTTGATAAATTGGAAAAAATTAGAGAAATGGTTAATGAGGATAAGTATGAAACTGATGATTTTAAAAAAGAATATGGTGATTTAAAGGAAATATTGGGGACAATGGACGAGGACATTATGCTTATAGATATGGAAATTCAAATCAGAAGGAAAGGGTTGAAGAATGTTAAAAATAAATAAAACTTCAGAGCCAAACTTTTTGAAAGAATTTAAGAAAAAAGAAAAACCAAAAAATTGGAAAGATTTTGATTTTGAAATAAAAAAAGAATTAAAAAATTATATGTTGGAAAATGAACAGAAAATCGGAAATAATAGTTATTGTCCTTATTGTGAAAGAAAAATAATTGCAAGTAAAAATAGTCAGATAGAACATATTAAACCTAAAGATAGATTTCCAGAATTATTTTTGGATTATAAAAATTTTATTACAGGATGTCTTAATATTGAGAGCTGTGGCTCAAAGAAAAGCAACAAATGGAGCGATTTGTTTATAAATCCAGTAATTGACAATCCAGAGAAATATTTTTCATATAACAGAATGACGGGAGAAATAATTCCAAGAAAAGATATTTCAGAAAAAGAATTGGAAAAAGTTGAGTACACGATTAAAATATTGAATTTGAATGGTGATAAAAGATTGTTAAAGGGAAGAAAAAGTGTAATAAAAATGATTGAGAATTATCAAAAAACTTACGATGATGAAATATTGAGAGAAATATCTGAAGATTTAGATTTTCCAACATTGAGAAATTTTTTAATTGAGAGTTTTAAATAATGTAAAAATCGAGGTTTAATTATGGGAAAAGTAACTATAATATTTTTATTATTTGGAACATTGCTTTTTTCAGCAAATTATCCAAAAGAAAAAATAATACGAATTATCGAAAAAAATGAAAAATATGAATGTATTCCTGATAAAAAAGTAAGGAAAATTGGATGGGAATTAAATGGACAGTCTTTTATTGGGCATTTGGATGAAAATGGGGAACGATATGGGGAGTTTAGGGAAATAGATGACGATACTCTTAGAGAATGCTATTTAGAAGATGAATATATTAATTATTATAAAAATCGATATTTTTATAAGGAAAATAAAAAAATATCGTTAATTGTCAGTTATGGTGAGAAAAAAGATAATATTCAATTAATATTAAAAAATGTAAAAGGTATAAGAAGAGCATATTTTTTTGAGCGAAAAGGTAAGAAATATAAAAGGAAAAATTTGATAATGACATTTGATCCAGCTATTATTTTTTATCCTAGTGGTTTAATAAAAGAAAAATTGGAATAACTAAAATTAAATGAACCAAAATAAATTAAAAGTTTTCAAAAGTAGGGAGAATAAAAAATGAAACTTTACAACACAATGACGAATAAAGTCGAAGAATTTAAGACAATAGAAGAAAATAAGGTAAAAATGTATGTTTGTGGGCCTACGGTTTATAACTACATACATTTGGGAAATGCACGTCCGATTGTGGTTTTTGATACGTTGGCACGATATTTTAAATATAAAGGGATGGAAGTTAATTACGTACAGAATTTTACGGATGTGGATGATAAGATTATAAATAAATCAATTGAAGAAGGAATTTCTGCAAGTGAAGTTTCAGAAAAATATATAAAGTGTTTTTTTGAAGATATTAACAGGCTAAATATTCTTGAGAGTGTGAAAAGACCTAAGGTTACTGAGAATATGGCAGAAATTATTGAGATTATTCAAAAATTAATTGATAATGGGTTTGCTTATGAGAAAGACGGGGATGTTTATTTTGAGGTGAAAAAATATAAGGATTATGGGAAATTGTCAAATCAGAAAATTGAGGAGCTGGAACTTGGGGCTAGGATTGATGTGTCAGAAATTAAGAAAAATCCAGTAGACTTTGCACTTTGGAAGAAAAAGAAGGATGGAGAGCCGTTTTGGGAATCGCCTTGGGGACAGGGGCGTCCTGGATGGCATATAGAATGTAGTGCCATGGCAAAAAAATATCTTGGGGATACATTTGATATTCACGGCGGTGGACAGGATTTAGTTTTTCCGCATCACGAAAATGAGATTGCCCAAAGCAAGTGTGCTTATCACGGAAACTTTGCAAATTACTGGCTTCACAACGGATTTATTCAGATAAATGGTGACAAGATGTCAAAATCGCTAGGAAATTTCTTTTTGCTTCGTGAAATACTTGAAAAATTCTCTGGGAATGTAGTAAGGCTTTTTATTCTAAGTACGCATTACAGAAAGCCAATTAACTTTTCATTTGAGAATATGGAGGATACGAAAAAAGCGTTGCAAAATATTATAAAATCAATGAATAAATTTGAGAATATTGTTGAAAAATATAAAAATGAAAAAATAGAAAATGTTAAAATTTCAGAATTTTCTCAAAGAATTGATGAATTTAATAAAAAATTTGAAGAGGCAATGGATGAGGATATGAACACACCGCAAGCACTAGCGACTATTTTTGATCAGATTAGGGAAACAAATAAATTTATTTCCACAAATGAAAATGAGTTTTCCACAATTTATTATGAAATAAAAAAATCTTACGATTCTTTGAAGAAGAAAATAGAAAATGTATTTGGAATAGCACTTGAAGCGGAAAATGCTGTGAAGGAGGAAGATGGAGAGAATATGGAATTGACAAAAAAATTAATTGAATTGTTGATAAAATTACGAAGTGAGGCAAGAAGCGAGAAAAATTTCAAGTTATCTGATGAAATTCGGGATGAATTGAAGGCACTTGGGGTAGAAATTAAGGATAATAAGGATGGAAGTACAGATTATAATTTATTGTAATTTTTGATTTAAAAAGAGGGAAAAAATGAAAAATATTTTAGTAGGAGTTACAGGGGGAATTGCGGCATATAAATCAGCTGGGATTGTATCGCTTTTGAAAAAGAAAGGATATAATGTGAAAGTTGTGATGACTGAAAATGCTACAAAAATCATTGGACCTTTGACTCTTGAAACTTTATCAAGAAATAGGATTTATGTGGATATGTGGGATAGTAATCCGCATTATGAGGTGGAGCATATTTCACTTGCGAATTGGGCGGATGTGGTTTTGATTGCACCTGCGACTTATAATATAATTGGGAAAGTGGCAAATGGGATTGCAGATGATATGCTTACGACGATCCTTTCTGCTGTTTCGGTAAGAAAGCCAGTATTTTTTGCTTTGGCAATGAATGTGAATATGTATGAAAATCCGATTTTAAAAGAAAATATTAATAAGCTGAAATCTTTTGGATATAGGTTTATTGATGCAGAAGAAGGCTTGCTTGCCTGCAATTATAGTGCGAAGGGGAGAATGAGCGAGCCAGAAGATATTGTCGATGAAATAGAAAGATACAGTATTTTTTCAAAAATAGAAAATTTTGATACTGCATTAAAAGGCAAACAAATTCTTATAACAAGCGGACGAACAAAGGAAAATATTGATCCTGTCAGATATTTGTCAAATAATTCAAGTGGGAAAATGGGGTATTCACTTGCTCAGGCAGCTGCTGATTTAGGAGCAGAAGTAACATTAATTAGCGGGCCTACGGATTTGAAAGTTCCAAATGGGCTTGAAAACTTTATTTCTGTAGAATCAGCACTTGAAATGTATGAAAAAGTGAAAGAATATTTTGAAGATACTGATATTTTTATAGCTTGTGCCGCAGTTGCTGATTATAGAGCGAAGGGATACAAAAACGAAAAAATAAAGAAATCTGATTCAGATTTGGTTATAGAATTAGTTAGAAACCCTGATATTTTGCTAGAGATGAGCAGGAAGAAGGAAAAACAGCTATTAGTTGGATTTGCGGCAGAAACTAACGATATAAGGGAAAATGCCTTGAAAAAGCTGGAAAAGAAAAATTTGGATATTATAGTGGCAAATAATGCGTCTGTAATGGGCAGCGATGAAAATGTGATTGAGATTATTAAAAAAGATAGGACTTCGGTGGAAATTAGTCAGAAAAGTAAGGTGGAGCTGGCTTATGATATTTTGAGAGAAGTTATTTTTGAGTTGAAAAAGAGATAAAGTTTTTTGAAATTATGAATGTGTTGATTTTTATAAGTTCATTGATTTTGTAAAAGGGAGAATAAATTATGAAATCTGAAAAACAAAAGATAAAAAAAGTATACATGCTGTATCATAGAGATGAAAAGGATGACGATAAATTAATAGGATTTTTTTCAACAAAGGAAAAGGCATTGGAAATTGTTGATAAATGGAAAGAAATGAAAGGTTTTAGGGATTTTCCTGAAGGATTTAAAATTAGAACCATGATAATTGGGAAAGATTACTACACAAAAGGGTTTAAATCTAAAAGCCTTAAATAATTAGGAGAAACTATGGAAATATGGATTTTATCACATGGATATGATTATGGAGATGTCTATGATAAATATAAGTGGAATGACGAAGCAAGGTTTTTAGGTGCCTATTATACAAAGGAAGAAGGATTGAAAGCACTGGAAAAATATAAAAAAATCAAAGGATTTTGTTCACATTTGGATGGGTTCTGGCTAGAAAAGCATCATTTGGATAAATATACTGGATGGGAAGGTGGTTATGTTACTTATTATAAAGAAGATGAGGTAAAAATTGATAATTCAAAAAATCAAAAATTATATGTACTTTCTCATTTTTATTATACTGATAAAGATAAAATAAAAGAAAAACATCGAATTTTATCAGTATGTTTGTCAAAATTAGAAGCTAGGAAGAAAATAAAGGAATATCAGAAAATAGAAGGATTTTCTTCACATATTTCTAATTTTTACATTGAAGAATATATTTTGGATGAAGAAAAAAATAAATAAAAGAAGGAGAGGCTATACAAATTTAGCAAATTGATTATTATGGAAAATGAAAATAAAAACGTAGATGAGATTTTGGATGAAAAAAAAGAAGAAAAAGCAGGAAAGGAAAATCCAAAATCTGGCAAGAAAACAGGGGTAATTTTGGGGATAACGGCTTTATTAATTTTAGGAATTATAATTTTTGGAATGATATTTAACAGGAAAAATGTTAATTCTGGAAATAATGTCGTGAATGAAGAAGAGGATGATAAGATTTTCAGGATTGATCCGATAAAGAATCCGCAAGTTACCTATTATAATTTTCGTGGGGAAGTTTATCCTGACTGGGCTAAATTTGGGCTGACTCGAAGCAATGGAGCGAGAGGTCATCAAGGAATTGATATTTTTGCGTTGCCAGGAACGGATGTTTATGCTGTGCTGGATGGGAAAATTGTGGATATGTATGTGGATAAAACAGGGTATGGATTAAATTTTTACTTGGAAGTTAATCCAAAGGAACTTGAAAAAATAAAAAGAAAAAATTACAAGCCTAAAGAAAGTGCAAGAGAATGGGCATACAGCCCAAATTATGATCCGAATACAATGCAAATAAAATACATCAGATATTGCCATTTAAGTGAAGTGAATGTAAAAATCGGAGATACAGTAAAGGCTGGACAAGTAATAGCTAAATCAGGTACAACTGGAAATGCAAGTGGAACACATGCTCCTCATCTACATTTTGAGATAGCTTTTGAAATGAGAGGAAAAGGACTTATAAACAGAGTTGATCCAGAAATGTACTTTAAAATAAAAAATGGGGATAAAATGACGAAACAAGAGATAAAAGCTCAAACTGAAGCGGCTAAAACAGAGTGGTTTGAAACAAAGGGCTATGATGCCGGCTTTAGAGATAAGAGCATATTTGTAGAAAAAAAGGAGAATCCAGATGGAAGTAAGATGGGAAAAAATATGAATAAAGTTGGCAATTTAAAAAGTAAGAAAATTAGAAAAAAATAATTTTTTTAATTAGCAATGATGACACTTAGGAGGAAATTTTTATGGAATTATTTAATAAATTATTTAAGAAAGAAAATGAAAAAGAGAATGATGCTGAAACAGTTTCTGAAGAAATAAATATAGATGGCTGGGATGCTATTACAGAAACTTTTAATAAACTTTATCCAGACCAGAAAAATCCATTGCATTATGCGGCAATGATAAAATGGAGATTTGGTGGAAATGATCCTTTGGATGGTATTAGTATTTATGATGGAGGAGATTATTGGCACTTTGTTACTTATGGATTGTCTGAACTGCATGAAAAAGTAAGTGAAAATGCAGAATATAGCGGTTATGGAATGGAATTTACATTAAAATTAAAAAAAGATAATTATGCTGATGAGGAAGCTGAATTAAAGGGAATTTGTGGAATTTTGCAAACAATTGCAAGAGCGACATTTTCTAGTGGAGAAATATTTAGACCGTATGAATATTTATACACAGGGCAAACGGAAGGAATGGATGTAAATAAAAAATCAAATATTACAGGATTTATTACTATTCCTGATGAAAAAGCTGGAATAATTGATACAGTTAACGGAAAAGTGGAATTTATACAATTTATCGGAGTAACTGATAATGAACTGAAAGCAATTCAAAATAAAGAGACAACTGTTAAAGAATTATATGAAAAATTAAACAGCGATGTAACAAACTATAGTAGAAAATCAGTATTTTAAATAAAAAAGAGAGTATAAAGGACAAATTCCTAAATATTCTCTTTTCTTCATTCACAAGTTTTATTTTTTCTTTCAAATTTTTAGATAAATCAAGTTTCTTTATTTTATTTTTATATTTTGCATAATTATGCGTTGGTAACAAGCGTTATTAATTCTTCAATAGTTTTTGCACCAACTGATTTTTGCTCTCCATTTATAAATACAACTGGTACTGCCTGAATATCTTTTTCTTTTGCTTCTTCAAAAAATACTGCACTGTCTACCATTGTTGCTGTGATGTTTTTATTATTTGTTGAAATTAGATTTAAGGCTTGAACTACGTCTGGACAATGTGTGCAAGATAACGAAACAAACGTTTCGATATTTACAGGCTTATTAACTGATTCAACTTTTGAAAGCTGTTCCCCTTCCAGTTTTTTTCCAAGTCCCGCAAGTCCTAAAACTGCTAGAATAAAGCTGTTAAATTCATGTCCTCCAGGAATACCTGAAAAATTAATTCCAGTATTTTCTCCATCTTTTAAAATTGTAAAAGATGTTGGACGAGTAAGATTTGCTTTTTCCAAATCAGCCTTATCATTGTCAAATGATTTTTTTACATAGTTCACTTTTCCAGAAATTGCATCAACTTCTTGTAAAAAGCTATCTAATTCAGCTGATTTTTCGCTATTATTCAAAAATGCAACTAATTCAATGTTTCCATTAATTTTATCAAAATAACCTTTTAACTGTTCTACAATATTGTTATCTAATAAAGCCATTTTCCCTCCTTCTGATTTATTAAGTTTAAAATTATTAGATTTTACCTACTAAATCTAATCCTGGTTTTAAAGTAGCTTCTCCTTCTTTCCATTTTGCCGGACAAACTAATCCTGGATTGTCAGCTACGAATTTTGCAGCTTTTGCTCTTCTTACTAATTCTGATGCATCTCTTCCGATTCCTTCGTCATTTACTTCGTAAGCAACAATTTTTCCTTCAGGATTTACAACGAAAGTCCCTCTGTAAGCTAGCCCGCTTTCTTCATTCAATACTTCAAATTCTCTTGAAATAGCTTTTGTTGGATCTCCAATCATTGTGTATTTAACTTTTCCGATTGCTTCTGAGTGATCGTGCCACGCTTTGTGGGTAAAATGAGTATCTGTACTTACTGAATAAACGTTAAATCCTAATTTTTCCAATTCTTCCCTGTGATCTTCCAGATCTTCCAATTCAGTTGGGCACACAAATGTAAAATCAGCTGGATAAAATACGAAAATATTCCATTTCCCTAACATATCCTTTTCAAAGTTCACTTCTCTGAATTCTTTGTTTTGATAAGCCTGAGCTGTAAAATTTTCAATTTTTTTTCCTATTAAAGACATAATTTCCTCCTAATTTAATAATATTATTATTTTTAATTTGAAATGATTACAAATATTTCTTGGTTACATTATACCATAAAAAATTATTTTGTCAAATAAAATTTATATTTATATTTCAAAGAAATTGTGATAAAATTTTATTATGTATTTAAGGCTATTAAAATTCGAGGCACATTGGAAAATATATAATTTTAATTTAAAAAAGATTTTATGATAATAGAAAAAAGGGAGAATAAATATGTATAAAGTATTAATTGCTGACGATAATAAGCAAATTGCGTCAATACTGGCGGAATATTGCAAGAAAAATAAATTTATTGTGAATACTGTTTTTAATGGGGAAGATGCTTTGAAGGAAATTAAGGAAAATGAGTTTGATATAGTGCTGCTGGATGTAATGATGCCAAAAAAGGACGGTTTTGATGTATGCAGGGAAGTGCGTACTTTTTCAAATGTTCCGATTATAATGATTACGGCACGGGGAGAGGACTATGAGAAAATAATGGGGCTGGAAATAGGGGCAGATGACTACATTGTGAAGCCGTTTTCACCAGGAGAGATTATAGCTAGAATAAATGCAATTTTACGTAGAATAACACCTAAAAATGATGAAAGTGCAAAAACTTTCACATTTGACAATCTTGAGATCGATTTAAATAATTTTACGGTAAAGATAAATGATGAAATAATTTCGTTAACTAAGAAAGAAATAGAGATTTTATGGACTCTTGCAACAAATCAGAACAAAGTTTTTACAAGAGAAAATTTGCTGGATTTAATTTGGGGATTTGACTATTTTGGAGAAAGCCGTACTGTTGATACACATATAAAAAGGCTTCGTGCAAAACTGGACAATTATAAGCACGAGAACTGGAATATTAAGACAATTTGGGGAGTTGGCTACAAATTTGATATTTTGGAAAAATAAAAAAAGGGAGTGAATTTTTTAGATGAGTAAAAAAATTAGAAAAATTCTGTTTAATGGAGAGGAGTATCCGCCAGAAACATTTCGGTTGGGAATGATGCTGTGCATGGTTGGAGGATTTATGGACGCATACACATTTATTACCCGTGGAAAAGTCCTTGCTAATGCACAGACTGGGAACATTGTTTATTTAGCGATAAATTTAGGAAAAGGGGAGCTTGGAAAATCCTTCTATTATTTTATGCCAATTTTATTTTTTGCGTTGGGAATACTGTTTACTGAACTTATCAAAACAAGATTTGAAAAGCATAAAATTTTTAGATGGCAGCAAATTGTAATAATTTATCAAATCATAATAATGTTTTTTATTTCTTTTGTTCCAAGCGGAAACTGGAACATCGTTGTAAATATAATTATGTCCTTTATTGCTGCAATTCAATATCAGTGCTTTAGAAAAATTAGAGGATTAGCAGGAGCGACAACAATGTGTACAGGAAATTTGCGAAGCGGAATGGATAATTTAGTTAAATATATCAAAACTGAGGACAAATCACATTTAGAAAGTTTCTGGATATATTTAGGATTAGACGGCTTCTTCCTTATCGGATCATTACTTTGCGTAATTTTAGTAAATATATTTGGAATAACCTCTCTGCTAGTTTGCTGTATTTTATTAGTTTTTGTATTTGCGATAATGTTTAAGGAAACTATTTAGAAAATTTATTAAAAGGAAATATATGGATAAAAATAAATTAAAAGAAGAGTGGCTGAAAGAAGAAAAAATGGCACATATACACGGCTGGGATTTTTCTCATATTTATGGACGTTATTCAGAAGAGGAAAATTTACCTTGGGATTTTAGAACAATCATAAATAAGTATTTGAAAGATAATATGAAATTGCTGGATATGGAAACAGGCGGTGGAGAGTTTTTGCTTTCATTAAATCATCCAAAACATAACACATCAGCAATTGAAGGTTATCAGCCAAATGTTGAACTGTGTAAAAAAGTATTGCTTCCATTGGGAATAGATTTTAAAGAAGCGGATGGAGATGAAAAACTCCCTTTTGAAAATGAATATTTTGACATAATTACCAATCGGCATGGGGCTTATAATGTTACAGAATTAAAAAGAGTCTTGAAAAAAGATGGAATTTTTATTACACAGCAGGTAGGGGCAGAAAATGATAGGGAACTTGTTGAAATATTACTACCTAAATATAAAGATTTACCGTACGCTGAGCATTATCTCAATATTAAACAGCAGGAAATTTCTGAACAAGGATTTGAAATATTAGAAAGTGGGGAAACATTTCAACCAATAAAGTTTTTTGATACAGGAGCTCTTGTATGGTTTGCGAAAATTATCGAATGGGAATTTCCAAATTTTTCAGTCGAAAGTCATCTTGACAATTTGTATAAAGTACAGGAAATAATTGAGTCAAATGGAGCAGTGGAAGGAAGGATTCATAGATTTTATATTGTGGGTAAGAAGATTTGATTTGTTGTTGTAATTTAATTGGAAAAAATTCTAGAAAAATAGGAGGTATTTAAAATTGAATAATTACAATCCGCCTTTTCAAATAACTGAAAAAATGACAGTATTAATAGGTGAAATAAGTGAAGAAATAGGGAGAATGTCTATTTTTCAGGAAAAAATTTCAAATCCACATTTAAGGAGAGAAAACAGAATAAAAACAATTCATTCTTCACTTGCTATTGAACATAATTCTCTCTCGCTGGAACAAGTTACAGCCATATTAGACGGAAAAAGAGTTTTAGGAAATCCTAATGAAATAAAAGAAGTAAAGAATGCTTATGAAGCGTATGAACTATTAACTAAGTTAAATCCATTTTCAGTAAAGGATTTATTGAATGCTCACAGATTGATGATGAATGGGCTGGTTAAGGAAAACGGTAAATTTCGTTCTCAAGGGGTTGGTATTTTTGCTGGAAGAAAAGTAGTACATATTGCTCCGCCAGCAGATTTAGTGCCTAAGCATATAAGCAGTTTAATTTCATGGTACAAGACTTCTTCTGTACATCCATTGATTAAAGGTGCTGTTTTTCATTATGAATTTGAATTTATCCATCCATTTTCAGATGGAAATGGTCGTATTGGAAGAATGTGGCATACTTTACTGCTTGGGAAATGGAAAAAAATATTTTTTTGGCTTCCAATAGAGGAATTGATAAAAAAAGAACAGAAAGAATATTATGATACTCTTGCAATAGCTGATAAAGAAGGTGAGAGTACAATATTTGTAGAGTTCATGCTTAAAATTATAAACGATAGTTTAAAAGAAATTAAAACTTCTGAAAGAATAACCGACCAAGATAACGACCAAGTAACCGTACAAGATAGTGACCAGGATAAAAATCCAGTTGAAAAATTACTTAGTGTCCTTGGAGATAATGTTTTATCAGCAACAGAAATTATGAAAAAATTAAATTTAGTACATAAACCTACTTTTAGAAAAAATTATTTAAATCCTGCCTTAGAGGCAAAATTGATTGAAAGGACAATTCCCGACAAACCTAACAGTAAAAATCAGAAATACAGGAAATCAGAAAAAATTATTAAAAGATAAAAGGGATTGGAAAGGCGGTAAAAATAATGAATCTTATAGATAAAAATACCAAAGTTTACTGTATAAGCACCTTTTTACTATTTTTAGCTTCCACAATGCCACATTCTATTTTGACTGTACTTTTTCTGAAAAAAGGCTTGTTAATGTCGCAGATTGTGCTAATGCAGTCTTTTTTTAACCTTTCAATGATTATTTTTGAGATTCCAAGTGGAGTAATGTCGGATTTATATTCACGAAAAAAAGTCTATATTTTATCATTGCTTACATTGATTATAACTTTTTTCCTAATTATATTTTCTAAAAGCCTGTTTTGGTTATCAGTCGCATATACAATATATGGATTGGCAAATGCACTGGAAACTGGAACAATTGATGTAGTTTTAATAAATAGTTTGAAAAATAATGAAACTGGATTGCAAAAATTTTTAAAATATCAAAAGCAGATTTCGACTTTTTCTTCTATTTTAGGTTCAGGAATAGGATTTTTACTTTATTTTAAGATAGGTGTAAATATTTATTTTATTTCCATTGTTTTAATATTTTTCAATATGTTTCTAATAGCCTTATTTTTTTCAGCTGAGAATAAAAAAGCAAATGAAAATATAAACTTTCAAATTTTTAAAAGGCATATAGCCGAGTGCATTTCTGAATTGAAAGAAAAAAAAGTGATGAAATATTATTTTATATTTTTTGGAATTATACAAATTTTTATCCAGAGCCATTTTCAATTGTGGCAAAAACTTTTTTTAGATAAAGGAATTGGAGAAAAGAATTTTTTTGTAATGTATGTGCTGTTTCAAATAATTGTAATTATTGCATACAATACAAATATTCTGCTTATAAATACGAAGAAATTGTATTTATTGTTAATTTTAATATTTTTAATGGCAATAACTGTAATAATATTAAAAAATAATCTAATATTTACAGGGATATACCTAATATTATGTACAATTTTTTTCATAATTAACTATTATTTTGAATTTCACTTTAATAAAATCCTGTCAAAGGAAAAAAAAATCATTTTTTTCAAGGATTTTTTCATTCGGAACGTTATTTATTTCCAGCTTATTATTAAGAAAAATTAGTGTTGTTAATTTATTTGTGATAAATGTTACAGTTGTTATTTTTGTGGTTATGTATTTAATTTTTAGAATTAATAAAC is a window encoding:
- a CDS encoding retron system putative HNH endonuclease; amino-acid sequence: MLKINKTSEPNFLKEFKKKEKPKNWKDFDFEIKKELKNYMLENEQKIGNNSYCPYCERKIIASKNSQIEHIKPKDRFPELFLDYKNFITGCLNIESCGSKKSNKWSDLFINPVIDNPEKYFSYNRMTGEIIPRKDISEKELEKVEYTIKILNLNGDKRLLKGRKSVIKMIENYQKTYDDEILREISEDLDFPTLRNFLIESFK
- a CDS encoding M23 family metallopeptidase, giving the protein MENENKNVDEILDEKKEEKAGKENPKSGKKTGVILGITALLILGIIIFGMIFNRKNVNSGNNVVNEEEDDKIFRIDPIKNPQVTYYNFRGEVYPDWAKFGLTRSNGARGHQGIDIFALPGTDVYAVLDGKIVDMYVDKTGYGLNFYLEVNPKELEKIKRKNYKPKESAREWAYSPNYDPNTMQIKYIRYCHLSEVNVKIGDTVKAGQVIAKSGTTGNASGTHAPHLHFEIAFEMRGKGLINRVDPEMYFKIKNGDKMTKQEIKAQTEAAKTEWFETKGYDAGFRDKSIFVEKKENPDGSKMGKNMNKVGNLKSKKIRKK
- the cysS gene encoding cysteine--tRNA ligase — its product is MKLYNTMTNKVEEFKTIEENKVKMYVCGPTVYNYIHLGNARPIVVFDTLARYFKYKGMEVNYVQNFTDVDDKIINKSIEEGISASEVSEKYIKCFFEDINRLNILESVKRPKVTENMAEIIEIIQKLIDNGFAYEKDGDVYFEVKKYKDYGKLSNQKIEELELGARIDVSEIKKNPVDFALWKKKKDGEPFWESPWGQGRPGWHIECSAMAKKYLGDTFDIHGGGQDLVFPHHENEIAQSKCAYHGNFANYWLHNGFIQINGDKMSKSLGNFFLLREILEKFSGNVVRLFILSTHYRKPINFSFENMEDTKKALQNIIKSMNKFENIVEKYKNEKIENVKISEFSQRIDEFNKKFEEAMDEDMNTPQALATIFDQIRETNKFISTNENEFSTIYYEIKKSYDSLKKKIENVFGIALEAENAVKEEDGENMELTKKLIELLIKLRSEARSEKNFKLSDEIRDELKALGVEIKDNKDGSTDYNLL
- the coaBC gene encoding bifunctional phosphopantothenoylcysteine decarboxylase/phosphopantothenate--cysteine ligase CoaBC; the protein is MKNILVGVTGGIAAYKSAGIVSLLKKKGYNVKVVMTENATKIIGPLTLETLSRNRIYVDMWDSNPHYEVEHISLANWADVVLIAPATYNIIGKVANGIADDMLTTILSAVSVRKPVFFALAMNVNMYENPILKENINKLKSFGYRFIDAEEGLLACNYSAKGRMSEPEDIVDEIERYSIFSKIENFDTALKGKQILITSGRTKENIDPVRYLSNNSSGKMGYSLAQAAADLGAEVTLISGPTDLKVPNGLENFISVESALEMYEKVKEYFEDTDIFIACAAVADYRAKGYKNEKIKKSDSDLVIELVRNPDILLEMSRKKEKQLLVGFAAETNDIRENALKKLEKKNLDIIVANNASVMGSDENVIEIIKKDRTSVEISQKSKVELAYDILREVIFELKKR
- a CDS encoding AAA family ATPase, with amino-acid sequence MKIKNLHIKEFKGLRDISINFEKNDELLDLLVLAGSNGSGKTRVLESILKYFQDYLDYKQNNIEVGIFYEEKEKNCISNVQNFFYGLKNFSYHEVNNPLYEIHIEIKNKLDILPKIIYVPTEINFQKMNVASTTLVQEYKFINIVNTNLIKDIPSYIATKMISAMLKNKNEKVGDVQKKVFNEINEIFENLSIDVKVEDISQDGRNITLFTNSSGDEFDINELSSGEKQLFLRTLAIKMLNPENSIILIDEPELSLHPRWQQRIVDVYRKIGKNNQIIIATHSPHILGSVKKENIMLLDKDDEGKIVVKTGDELYDSYGQPTERILEDIMGLKTTRNQEIFDKLEKIREMVNEDKYETDDFKKEYGDLKEILGTMDEDIMLIDMEIQIRRKGLKNVKNK